One genomic region from Nocardioides plantarum encodes:
- a CDS encoding BMP family lipoprotein, protein MKKTATIAAAATLLALSLSACGDRDDNNDEGSDDPSTSSAASESATPSEAAEQFPDFKACMVSDSGGFDDKSFNQTSLKGQEDAAAQFGVQTAKVQSDSDTEYADNIDQLIADGCNEITTVGFLLGDATEAAAKKNPKVDFAIVDFGYEKPAANLKGLNYATDQPSFLAGYLAASQSESGFVGTFGGLNIPTVTIFMEGFRLGVEQYNKDNDGDDVTLLGWDGKKGSFTEDFNDKGKGQSVGADLIQQGADILFPVAGPAGLGGLQAAKDAGAKGIWVDTDGYESTEYGDILLTSVVKGLDVSVTEAIKESAEGTFTNEPFSGTLENDGVGLAPFHDFDGSIDQEVKDKLEELKAGIISGDITTS, encoded by the coding sequence GTGAAGAAGACGGCCACTATCGCTGCGGCAGCCACGCTGCTCGCCCTGTCGCTCTCCGCGTGCGGCGACCGCGACGACAACAACGACGAGGGCTCCGACGACCCCTCGACCTCGAGCGCCGCGTCGGAGTCGGCCACGCCGTCCGAGGCGGCCGAGCAGTTCCCCGACTTCAAGGCGTGCATGGTCTCCGACTCGGGCGGGTTCGACGACAAGTCGTTCAACCAGACCTCGCTCAAGGGCCAGGAGGACGCCGCCGCCCAGTTCGGCGTCCAGACCGCCAAGGTCCAGTCCGACAGCGACACCGAGTACGCCGACAACATCGACCAGCTGATCGCCGACGGCTGCAACGAGATCACCACGGTCGGCTTCCTGCTCGGTGACGCCACCGAGGCCGCGGCCAAGAAGAACCCCAAGGTCGACTTCGCCATCGTCGACTTCGGCTACGAGAAGCCCGCCGCCAACCTCAAGGGCCTCAACTACGCGACCGACCAGCCCTCCTTCCTGGCCGGCTACCTCGCCGCGAGCCAGTCCGAGAGCGGCTTCGTGGGCACCTTCGGCGGCCTCAACATCCCGACCGTGACCATCTTCATGGAGGGCTTCCGCCTCGGCGTCGAGCAGTACAACAAGGACAACGACGGCGACGACGTCACCCTGCTCGGCTGGGACGGCAAGAAGGGTTCCTTCACCGAGGACTTCAACGACAAGGGCAAGGGCCAGAGCGTCGGCGCCGACCTGATCCAGCAGGGTGCCGACATCCTGTTCCCGGTCGCCGGTCCCGCCGGCCTCGGTGGCCTGCAGGCCGCCAAGGACGCCGGTGCCAAGGGCATCTGGGTCGACACCGACGGCTACGAGTCCACCGAGTACGGCGACATCCTGCTGACCTCGGTCGTCAAGGGCCTCGACGTCTCGGTCACCGAGGCGATCAAGGAGTCCGCCGAGGGCACCTTCACCAACGAGCCGTTCTCCGGCACGCTGGAGAACGACGGCGTGGGCCTGGCCCCGTTCCACGACTTCGACGGGTCCATCGACCAGGAGGTCAAGGACAAGCTCGAGGAGCTCAAGGCCGGGATCATCTCGGGCGACATCACCACGAGCTGA
- a CDS encoding amidohydrolase, translating into MPGSLTDSSAVIADVVDKYTAELTDLRRDLHAHPELSWGETRTTELVGHRLEVAGWRVAYPSPTGVVAELGPDRGPVVALRADMDALPVQDVTGEPWASTVPGVAHACGHDVHTTALLGAGLALGELAERGELPGRVRLLFQPAEEVMPGGAKQLVAHGHLDDVSRVFALHCDPAVDVGRVGMRTGPLTSAADKIEVHLEGTGGHTSRPHLTGDLTFALAKVTSELPAVLSRRMDPRAGVSVVWGVVRAGSAPNVIPDRGMVAGTVRILDAVAWTQCEPIIREAVHDIVRPYGVTARVDYLQGVPPVVNDPASNAVVEAAVRSVLGPAGQTAVPQSLGGEDFGWYVEQVPGAMFRLGTRTPGGPTYDLHQGNLRVDERAIAIGARVLAETAIGAQQPV; encoded by the coding sequence GTGCCTGGCTCCCTCACCGACTCCTCCGCGGTGATCGCCGACGTCGTCGACAAGTACACCGCCGAGCTGACCGACCTGCGCCGCGACCTGCACGCGCACCCCGAGCTGTCGTGGGGCGAGACGCGGACCACCGAGCTCGTGGGGCACCGCCTCGAGGTCGCCGGCTGGCGGGTCGCCTACCCCTCGCCGACCGGCGTGGTCGCCGAGCTCGGACCCGACCGGGGGCCGGTCGTCGCCCTGCGGGCCGACATGGACGCGCTCCCCGTGCAGGACGTGACGGGGGAGCCGTGGGCGAGCACGGTGCCCGGGGTGGCCCACGCCTGCGGGCACGACGTCCACACCACCGCCCTCCTGGGCGCGGGCCTCGCGCTCGGCGAGCTCGCCGAGCGCGGCGAGCTGCCCGGCCGGGTGCGGCTGCTCTTCCAACCGGCCGAGGAGGTGATGCCGGGCGGGGCCAAGCAGCTCGTCGCGCACGGCCACCTCGACGACGTCAGCCGGGTCTTCGCCCTGCACTGCGACCCCGCCGTCGACGTCGGTCGGGTCGGCATGCGCACCGGGCCGCTCACCAGCGCCGCCGACAAGATCGAGGTCCACCTCGAGGGCACCGGCGGCCACACCTCGCGCCCCCACCTCACCGGCGACCTCACCTTCGCCCTGGCCAAGGTGACCAGCGAGCTGCCGGCCGTGCTGAGCCGCCGGATGGACCCCCGCGCCGGCGTCAGCGTCGTGTGGGGCGTCGTCCGCGCCGGGTCGGCCCCCAACGTGATCCCCGACCGCGGCATGGTCGCCGGCACGGTCCGCATCCTCGACGCCGTCGCATGGACGCAGTGCGAGCCGATCATCCGCGAGGCCGTCCACGACATCGTGCGTCCCTACGGCGTCACCGCGCGGGTCGACTACCTCCAGGGGGTGCCGCCGGTCGTCAACGACCCCGCCTCCAACGCCGTCGTCGAGGCCGCCGTCCGCTCGGTCCTGGGCCCGGCCGGGCAGACCGCCGTGCCGCAGAGCCTCGGCGGCGAGGACTTCGGCTGGTACGTCGAGCAGGTGCCGGGCGCCATGTTCCGGCTCGGCACCCGGACACCGGGCGGACCGACGTACGACCTGCACCAGGGCAACCTGCGCGTCGACGAGCGCGCCATCGCCATCGGCGCGCGGGTCCTCGCCGAGACGGCGATCGGCGCCCAGCAGCCCGTCTGA